One Falco peregrinus isolate bFalPer1 chromosome 6, bFalPer1.pri, whole genome shotgun sequence DNA segment encodes these proteins:
- the ASCL1 gene encoding achaete-scute homolog 1, whose protein sequence is MASGSPARMASGAGQPPFLQPACFFAAAVAAAAPPGPPPGAPPPQLSPAGGHPSPGGKPSAPRAAKRQRSASPELMRCKRRLNFSGFGYSLPQQQPAAVARRNERERNRVKLVNLGFATLREHVPNGAANKKMSKVETLRSAVEYIRALQQLLDEHDAVSAAFQAGVLSPTISPSYSHDMNSMAGSPVSSYSSDEGSYDPLSPEEQELLDFTSWF, encoded by the coding sequence ATGGCCAGCGGCAGCCCCGCCAGGATGGCCAGCGGCGCCGGGCAGCCGCCCTTCCTGCAGCCGGCGTGCTTCTTCGCCGCCGCGgtggccgccgccgccccgccggggccgccgcccggggcgccgccgccgcagctGAGCCCGGCGGGCGGGCACCCCTCGCCGGGCGGGAAGCCCTCGGCGCCGCGGGCCGCCAAGCGGCAGCGCTCGGCCTCGCCGGAGCTGATGCGCTGCAAGCGGCGGCTCAACTTCAGCGGCTTCGGGTACAGCCTGCCGCAGCAGCAGCCGGCGGCCGTGGCGCGGCGCAACGAGCGGGAGCGCAACCGGGTGAAGCTGGTGAACCTGGGCTTCGCCACCCTGCGGGAGCACGTCCCCAACGGGGCCGCCAACAAGAAGATGAGCAAAGTGGAGACGCTCCGCTCCGCCGTCGAGTACATCCGcgccctgcagcagctgctcgACGAGCACGACGCCGTCAGCGCCGCCTTCCAGGCCGGCGTCCTCTCGCCCACCATCTCGCCCAGCTACTCCCACGACATGAACTCCATGGCGGGCTCCCCCGTCTCCTCCTACTCCTCCGACGAGGGCTCCTACGACCCGCTCAGCCCcgaggagcaggagctgctcgACTTCACCAGCTGGTTCTGA